TATCGGGACTACTTGGAGGTTTCATTGAAGTTGGAGGAGGAGTAGAAGCTCCCCTCTTACTCCTACTAGTTCTAGTAGTAGCAGAGGTAGTGGTAGTAGGGGCCCTCCTAGACGAAGATAACGTCTGCGTGTGTGGTTTGGCTGCAGCAATTGCCTTTTTGGCAACCCTTTCCAAAGGTGCCTTGGGTGCAGTAGCAGATTTAGAAGAAAAAGATGGGGATGTtgatgttgatgctgatttttgTCGAACAGGAGAGATAAGTGCCTTGTGAGCTCGAGCAGCTGATGGAGGCCTATCAAAAGATCTTCTTCTCATAACACTTGGACATTGGGAAGGGTCTTCGGCCCCCGGTTTCTTTAAATTCTTGAGTGCAGCATCAGTGCGTGAACTCTTCGTAGGCTTGAGATAGTTTGGCAATTGTTTTTCAGTGGAATCGGAAGCAGTTGAGGAAGAGGAAGTTGCTTTTCTTGGAGAAGGCTTTGAATTTAAAGGGGAAGTACCCCTCTTCTCTTTCACCGGAGCACTAGTTTCTCTTCTTGTGGTTGCCATCAATCCTGCATTATtaccaaatataaatatacatacaaaaaaataaaaaaacttaacccAAAAGGAAGATGTAGCAGAGCATCTTGCTGAATCTCATATGCATGCACATATAATAGTACAAGGACTTATTTCGTGTTGCCTTCAGTTTGAGAATATATatattcacaaaaattcaaagttgagtaatatatatacatacacacgcGTGTTTAAGAATGAAAAAGAATAGCATGCCATTCCCAATAAAATTTCCAAGACTAGAATGTATGGTATATTTCACTTCTAATCTCAGGAAACCAAGAAAAAGTATGGCTATCCCTGCCACCCTCATTCACAAATGCAAAAATATCTATACATAAATGAAGATGAAGAAGGGGAGAAAGACGGGGTTAGCACCTTGATGATGAAACCAAAGTCTTGGGATGGGAACAAATGATTGAAATGATTTGATACCCGGAAGAGTTGTTGtatatgaagaagaagaagaagaggaaaaacaAAGATAAGTTGGTTTGTTTTGTTAGTTTGGGAAACAAGAACCGAAGGACAATGGAGCGTCAATATCGCAATACATGCATACCGGTGTTAAAAACCATATTTATCTTGTTCATCCAACCTGCCCATAAATTGGGAAATTTTGACCTTTTCAACCATATTTCTTTGGTCTTTAGCCAGATTGGCTTTCAACATCTTTGGCAAATTAGTTGTTGCCACCCACTTCCATTACTATATATACCTACTGCTCTACTGAATGCAGGCTCATCTGTTTTTTTGTTAACAAACACGTACTCATTTCACTAATATTGTTAATTGTAATAGGTATTCTCTAATAAAGTTATTATACCAGTTTcacttgatgatgattttgtcGGCCCAAAACTCAATTCCCAATTACATAATTCTAAGATTTGTGCTTACCCAAAATAGGGTACAACaattacaataaaagaaaaaaaaaaaggacaatAACATTGATTGAATCATCACCTGATGTTATATCGTGAAATTTCTGTAAATGGTAGAAGATATTACATACTGCAATCAAACGGCTTTATTACTATATTTTAatcttaaacttaaaaatatcataataaatTCATCGTAAATAAGTGTGagattaaactaagtatttaaagaaaaTGGCCGTTGGATCCAaacactatatatattttttaattttttaaggtaTCTACTATAAACTTGTTTATGAGTCAGGTTATTCGTCCAAGATCAATGGCCTGCCCAAATTTTGAGAGGGTTAGGGCGGAAATATTAGaccccgaaaaatgagatttgacaAAAAATCAGGTTTGTTTAAAATATAGGTCAAGTTTGGGTTTGAACATTCAAGGCTAGAGCCTTATTTGGCCCGCccgttttaagtttataatacattatattatgtaatgtataacatattaaaaaaaataaaattatactaaatatataataccactctaatataaatattaaaataatgttaagataattatataaaaaatttcaataaatgaaaaatgtataaaattggTCAAGTAACTGATAGGGCACCAAGACAATTGgtcatttgttaaaaatttgatattACTTTTACAAAAGCATATCATAGTATTTTTCATgtaatatgttttttaaaaattcgctattacttataaaaatttgatattatatttattttaatatttttaattcttttcatgtattatgttttttagttatttttttatataaaaaaatttaataggaCAGGTCGAATTGAGCtcgagttttaatatttttattcggagataaatttacataaatttttatattcattttttcATCGAGTCAAGATAAacctattaaataaatttaaaatttaattaaagctCGGCTAGACCATAAACGCCTTTAATAAATGCACGAAGGTGACATTTACTTcattaattttaaagatatatattttttatatatttttacgtcTCATAGCTTAGTATACATAAATgaacaattataaattttttttttgagagaaacaattatttattaatatagtattaaaagTTATTGCTAATGAAAACTTGGACATTATTCACAAAAAGTTCAACGTCGTGAGTTTCTAGATACCTATATTACCATATGTGAATTTGATGGATTGATTTTAGTGATTTGAACTTTGTTTTTCACTGTCACACAGCACGTCACGTTTTGTTGGgataaagtaaatgaataaaaggaaaatacTTACTATattcctttcttctttctttgttcattCATAACTGCTGCCTTttgtattcattcattcattctctTTCCCCCCTTCATCTTCTTTAGGACTTTAAGATCTCGCTTTCTCTTTCTCTCTGTATATTTTGAATAACCAAAAGGAGAAGACGGAGAAGCAAAGAGGTAGAACATAGTCGCCTTTTCCTCCATATTTAACGCACTTTGTTTCTTCGCTTTTATTCTTcccctttcttcttttcttttttacttgcATGAATTCTCGTTTTTCACCTCACATATTAAATTCTTATTTCGAAGAAAAAAAACTGGGTCTTTGTTTTAATCGAACTTCTTTATTTATCGataattttacatacatattaaaGATTGATTATTTTGATGTCTTGATCATTCTGCTTTCCAAGAATGTTTTGGTATTTGAGTGTCATAAAATCTGTACGGTTTTTTCAatttgctttttttctttttgggtctCCTTTGTCTGCTATGCtgttttcaagtttaattttgttttgaagtGTGATCAGCTTTTTCCACCCTTAAATCACGGACAAAGTCTCTTCTatttttacaaaagaaaaaaaaagggaaatgaaTGATTGTTTGGGGAATTATTCAACCAAATAGAGAGACCCACTTTTATTGGGATCAAATTCAATAGTGGAGCATGCGACTATCTAGTCtccctttatttattttctttcttttttcctcagtcttcacttcttttttttttttttgacaagtCACTTAAAGGTTCTCTCTCTTGAACGTGTTTTATCCTTTGATGACAAAGGTGTTTCTCACTTTCAtatctttctttctctttcctgtGAGCTCTCAAGTATCCATCCATCTTATTGCTTCACTTTGGTTTTGAgctgttttttttttagattttgccATCTCTTTCTGTGTGTGAATGTGCCTATAGAATTGTAGTTTTATTGATATTAAAGAAAGTACAAACATTTGGATTTAGGACTAAGTTATGCAAATTCTCCTTGTGTTAACAAGTTGTAGTTTTTCCCCTTTTGGGAAGGGGGACAAAGTTAGCAATACAGATTATATTAAGTGTTGCAAAATCTACCTTTATGGTTCCAACTTTGTAGCTCAAGTATTGCTTACAGTCACCTGTCTTTTAGGATTTCTTCAACTTCATTGGCAATTACACCGCTGATTGATTAGTTATGATTATGTTACAGGGGAAAAAAAACCTTTACTTGTTTAAGTAAAGAACAGTCGAAGTAATATTTTTAAGGCACTAAATTTGGTTTTTGGGTGGAAAAAGGCAAGCAATTTTGAGGTGGGATTTATGTACTAACATCTCTGCCCTTCTATAAATTTATGTTAGTGTTGCGTTGAAAGTTGCCCGCTTTGTAAGATTAACAAATTGTTTATTTTTGGCCTTGGGAACATTCAAGTTTGTATAGGAGTATTGAGAGTGATAACTATCTTTGGTAATGAAGGTTGATGTTGGTAACATGGTTGAGCTCCAATTGTTGGGATGGTTAAAGAGGCAacgttttattttcaatttttatcttaCCACCAATAAATTGTGACTGCTTCCGGCAGTATACATTGTGTGCTTGTAGTTAGggtttttcgggttttctttCCTGTCCTGAACTAAAGTTATGTCATGGCTGAGGATCTCTGTCATTACTTTTGTTTTTGCTCGGTATGTAATCATCATATGAtacatttattttgatgtttttccaGATATAAAGGATACTTGTTGCCTACATGGATGGATATACTGGTAAAAGAGCTGTTAATGGACTTGTACCTGGCAAGGGATCAGGTCTCATCTTGAAGGATCATGTTAATATCAGAGAACAAAATCCACAATTTTGCAACCGTATTGGATGCAGTAGGAGGCTGAACTCCATGAAAGGAACACCAAATTGCTACTCCGGAAAAGCCAAATGTTCGAAGCCTTCTTATCACCCTTCATCGAGTGGCAAGGAAATTATTGGAAGTTCCTCTGGGGTATACACTGAAGTTAGCAACATTAGAAAATTCTCTACAAATATTCTCAGAAAGCTATCATCTCAGCTGGAAATAGATTCATCTGAAACTAGTAGTGTTCAGGAAGAGCCAGAAGTGTCAGAGCTCTTATCTCCTCTAGGAAAGATTCAAGGAGGGTTGCAGCCCGAATCTGAAGATTCTGATTCTGGCGAAGTTACTGTGATGGAAGTGGGAAGCTCCAGTGTAGCATCAAACACAAAACGGGGGAGAAGCTTTATTCAGAAATCTGGGCTGGGCAACCAGGATACTCCGGCTAGTCCATCTGTTACTTTGGCATCTCGAAGTGCTTTCCAGGCAACTCAAGGTAACACAAGCAAGTACTGTTTGAGAAATTTAAGATGTGACTCTACTTCTGTTGTTGCCCCTGCCGGTTGTTCATCATCAGATTCAAGCTTCAGCAGAAGGAAATATTCGGTAAAAAGGAGAGATTCTGAAGGAGAGAGTAGTTCCTCCACCTGGGGAAAGAAGTTGAGTGGGTCATCTCCGGAGGGACTGAACAATAGTTCTAGCCTCAGTGATTCTATTTCTGATTCAAGGCGAGCCAGAAATTGGTCTTCTAATAGGGATTGTGGTATTGCTTCTTCAGTTAGGACTCAGAGATCAAACAGTAGTTATGGTAGTGGGAGACTCCCTAACCAAGCAAATGGAAATAGTTTAACTTTGAATGAGTCACCCATGGTCATCCCACAGGCACCTCAATCTGATATTCGTACTGATATGAATGCTCCTGTTCCCATAGAAACTGCCTCAACTCGTACTAGTTCTTACAGTCGATCAGGTAGTATAGATGAGAGTTTACGAGGTTTCATGCCTTCCAGTCCTTCAGAAGTTAGTGGTTACCACTCTTCAGTGAACCAGGGTAGCTTCCAGCACTACAATATGGATGGCTTTGCAGAGGTATATTAGCAGAGCATTTCAACCTGCATTGCTTATTCATGGATTTATAAATTTGTCCTCTCTCCCCCCCCCCCCGTGTGGAACTCAGGGAAGGGTCTGCATGAGCTTGCAAAAATGGAATATCTTTACCCATTTATATCTTGAACCATCTGGTGTTGCAGAGTTCTCTATAGGGAGAGGCATATTGAAATATTAGTAGTCTGTTTGTAGTATCATTAGAGGCATATTGAAATCTTAGTAGTCTGTTTGTAGTATCATTAGATTATTGAAGCTTCATCTGTTTCCTTGGTGTTTACGCAGGTATTATTAGAACTTGAGAGAATTGAACAAGATGAAGAGTTGACATACGAGGTAATTAGTTTTGAAGTGCCTGAGTTTACCTAATTATTCTCTGTTGTTGATTCCATTTCTGTCTTGCAGCAATTACTTGTTCTAGAGACCAGCTTGCTCCTTAATGGCCTGGACTTTTATGATCGGCATAGAGATATGAGATTGGATATAGATGATATGTCATATGAGGTTTCTCTTTGTTTCACTATGTTGGTTCAAGTCTGTATTTGTTTTTTCTCCATGCTATGCTTATTAAGATAGGCTAAAGGTGTCAGTTTTTCTTGCTATTCATGACAGGAATTACTAGCTCTAGAAGAAAGGATGGGAACTGTTAGCACTGCGGTACCAGAAGAAGCATTATCAAAATGCCTTAAGAATGGTATCTACAAGGCAACATCTTTGGAGGATGCAAATGTCAGATTTGAGGGTGAAAAAGATGATATCAAATGCAGCATATGCCAGGTCCTTTTCTACTTAACCTTCCATTCTATTAATGAAAACTTTGTGCTATTTATTTTCCTCTACTCATCTCTGGATGTGACTGCAATGGCTTCATGACCGGTTTCACTAACTTAATGGAATTCATtggattttttttccctttcgcAGGAAGAGTATGTCATTGGGGATGAAGTAGGGAGGTTGCATTGTGAGCATAGGTATCACATTGCATGCATACAAGAGTGGCTACGGATGAAGAACTGGTGCCCTATTTGCAAAGCATCAGCAGAACCCACCCAGTCTTGTTCGCCTACCTCATATTCGAGttgaatttgataaaaaggaaGCAAGAGACCGAGTTTATCTTCAGCATTTCTTTAATGATCATATCAAATCTACCCCTTCCATGTCAAGTTGTCAACCCACTTATAAACCAGGTGCTCTTGGCTTTGCACCAGAACTCATTCTCCCATATAAGAAATGTGAATATGAAAACAGGCTTGTTGGTACTGTTGTTTGCCGCAAATATTAGTTAGGTGCATGATGAACTTGTTTTCTTACATTTGCTGGTAATTTGAAGGTTGGATAAACAGCGATATGGTCTTTTATGTGATCAGTAAACTACCAGCTATAGCCACCAACTTTAATGGGGTTATTACATTTACATTTTGGAATAAGGGTTTATCTTAACAATGCATGAATTTCAGTCTCTAATCTGTGTAAGGCTTCGAAGGGATACACCTGCAGTACAGACTAAAGGAGGTTTTATTGCTTAGTCATCCTCTTTCCTTCGATGCGGGTGAGTTCCATGTATGTTTTTAAACGCGGGTGAGTTCCGTGTATGT
The genomic region above belongs to Gossypium hirsutum isolate 1008001.06 chromosome D05, Gossypium_hirsutum_v2.1, whole genome shotgun sequence and contains:
- the LOC107906773 gene encoding probable E3 ubiquitin-protein ligase RHG1A, with translation MDGYTGKRAVNGLVPGKGSGLILKDHVNIREQNPQFCNRIGCSRRLNSMKGTPNCYSGKAKCSKPSYHPSSSGKEIIGSSSGVYTEVSNIRKFSTNILRKLSSQLEIDSSETSSVQEEPEVSELLSPLGKIQGGLQPESEDSDSGEVTVMEVGSSSVASNTKRGRSFIQKSGLGNQDTPASPSVTLASRSAFQATQGNTSKYCLRNLRCDSTSVVAPAGCSSSDSSFSRRKYSVKRRDSEGESSSSTWGKKLSGSSPEGLNNSSSLSDSISDSRRARNWSSNRDCGIASSVRTQRSNSSYGSGRLPNQANGNSLTLNESPMVIPQAPQSDIRTDMNAPVPIETASTRTSSYSRSGSIDESLRGFMPSSPSEVSGYHSSVNQGSFQHYNMDGFAEVLLELERIEQDEELTYEQLLVLETSLLLNGLDFYDRHRDMRLDIDDMSYEELLALEERMGTVSTAVPEEALSKCLKNGIYKATSLEDANVRFEGEKDDIKCSICQEEYVIGDEVGRLHCEHRYHIACIQEWLRMKNWCPICKASAEPTQSCSPTSYSS